A part of Acaryochloris thomasi RCC1774 genomic DNA contains:
- a CDS encoding sulfotransferase domain-containing protein has product MFAKKVKARIFRGGGAKEVIFPDDTFLVSYPKSGNTWLRFIIANLITETEDDIDFHTSISVIPEIGVHSKILENLSRPRIIKSHHLFNKNYPKVIYLVRDARDVYVSYYHYLRKKLMLDMTFSKFIRKQDIFPSRWHDHVNSWINASNIISIIRYEDLLKNPCLEVSKLASILWKDRFNEEEIKAAVKSSSFERMQRIEAERGRPFKDLNAEEKSTIFVRKGISGDWKNHFSSEDEDFILEEAATLLKYFNYI; this is encoded by the coding sequence ATGTTTGCAAAAAAAGTAAAGGCACGAATATTTAGGGGTGGGGGGGCTAAAGAAGTAATTTTTCCTGATGATACATTTCTAGTCTCTTATCCAAAGTCAGGGAATACATGGCTTCGGTTTATCATCGCAAATTTAATAACTGAGACAGAGGATGATATTGATTTTCACACCTCTATCTCAGTCATTCCCGAGATTGGTGTGCATAGTAAAATCCTTGAGAATTTATCAAGGCCAAGAATAATAAAAAGTCATCATTTATTTAACAAAAACTATCCTAAAGTAATATACCTTGTGAGAGACGCGAGAGATGTATATGTCTCCTATTATCACTATTTACGAAAAAAATTAATGTTAGATATGACATTCTCGAAATTTATTAGAAAGCAAGATATTTTCCCGAGTCGATGGCATGATCACGTCAACTCATGGATTAATGCGTCGAATATTATCTCAATAATTAGGTATGAGGATTTACTAAAAAATCCTTGTTTAGAAGTATCTAAGCTTGCAAGTATTTTGTGGAAAGATAGATTTAACGAAGAGGAAATCAAGGCTGCTGTAAAATCTTCTTCCTTCGAAAGAATGCAGAGAATTGAAGCCGAGAGAGGACGTCCGTTTAAAGATTTAAATGCAGAAGAAAAATCAACAATATTTGTAAGAAAAGGGATAAGTGGCGATTGGAAAAATCACTTTTCCAGTGAGGATGAAGATTTCATATTAGAAGAGGCTGCTACTTTACTAAAGTATTTTAATTACATCTAA
- a CDS encoding ABC transporter ATP-binding protein, producing MSETVIKAENLGKKYIIGYKQAEQSQYKALRDVLADRAKAVGRYINPLSNNSGEGPTKEDFWALSDVSFEIKQGDRVGIIGRNGAGKSTLLKVLSRITEPTTGRIFINGRVASLLEVGTGFHPELTGRENIYLNGAILGMSRFEIKRKFEEIVDFAEVEKFLDTPVKRYSSGMYVRLAFAVAAHLEPEILVVDEVLAVGDIAFQNKCLGKMEDIATNKGRTVLFVSHNMGAVTQLCQSAFWIENGTLRANDNAEHIVAQYLSSNATKKGEKIWKKGIANLNVNEFLLKAIRIVNNQGKITSHIDPRSDFYIEIEYDLLKDITSYRIGVTVNTFSGVKLFDTYDVYGEEIGASRCPGRYVSRCKIPGNFLNSGQFSLKINAGMRGVKNFISIDSVLYLEIADISINDNARGKNEGLIRSQASWKTYNKK from the coding sequence ATGTCTGAGACTGTTATCAAGGCTGAGAATCTAGGTAAGAAATACATTATTGGTTATAAGCAGGCAGAGCAATCGCAATACAAGGCCCTACGGGATGTATTGGCGGATAGGGCTAAAGCCGTTGGAAGATATATTAATCCACTGAGCAACAACAGTGGTGAGGGGCCTACGAAAGAAGATTTCTGGGCATTGAGCGATGTCTCGTTTGAGATTAAACAAGGCGATCGCGTTGGCATTATTGGCAGGAATGGTGCTGGAAAATCGACTCTTCTAAAGGTCCTTAGCCGTATTACTGAACCGACCACTGGGCGGATCTTTATTAATGGGAGAGTTGCTAGTTTATTAGAAGTGGGTACGGGCTTTCATCCAGAACTGACTGGTAGAGAAAATATCTATCTGAATGGTGCTATTTTGGGGATGAGCAGATTTGAAATTAAACGTAAATTTGAAGAGATCGTTGATTTTGCTGAGGTTGAAAAGTTTTTAGATACCCCAGTAAAACGATATTCGAGTGGCATGTATGTCAGATTAGCCTTTGCTGTCGCTGCACATTTGGAACCAGAAATTCTTGTCGTTGATGAAGTCTTAGCTGTTGGAGACATTGCTTTCCAAAATAAATGTTTAGGTAAAATGGAAGATATCGCCACAAATAAGGGGCGAACTGTCTTGTTCGTCAGCCATAATATGGGAGCTGTGACTCAACTTTGTCAAAGTGCCTTTTGGATTGAGAATGGAACGCTCCGTGCAAACGATAATGCAGAGCATATTGTTGCACAATATTTAAGCTCTAATGCAACTAAGAAAGGCGAAAAAATATGGAAAAAAGGTATAGCCAATCTAAATGTAAATGAATTTTTATTGAAAGCTATCCGCATTGTAAACAATCAAGGGAAAATCACTTCACATATCGATCCAAGATCTGATTTTTATATTGAAATAGAGTACGATCTATTAAAGGATATTACCTCTTACAGGATTGGAGTAACTGTCAACACTTTTAGTGGGGTCAAACTATTTGATACCTATGATGTTTATGGCGAAGAGATAGGTGCATCTCGATGCCCAGGACGTTATGTAAGTCGATGTAAAATTCCAGGAAATTTTCTGAATTCCGGACAATTTTCACTAAAAATCAACGCTGGCATGAGAGGGGTAAAAAATTTTATAAGTATCGACAGTGTATTATATCTAGAGATTGCAGATATTAGCATAAATGATAATGCAAGAGGAAAGAATGAAGGTCTAATTCGTTCGCAGGCGAGCTGGAAAACATACAACAAAAAATGA
- a CDS encoding ABC transporter permease: MRKQQHPPELIIEAGRTERQYWQDLWRYRELFYFLAWRDVLVRYKQTVIGIAWALIRPFLTMMVFTVVFGNLAKLPSEGVPYPILVFAAMLPWQFFANALTECSNSLISNSNLLSKVYFPRLIIPTSAVIVSFVDFLISGMIMVGLMAWYNFVPSWRILVLPLFIMIAFAAAMGVGLWLAALNVQYRDFRYIVPFVVQFGLYISPVGFSSSIVPERWRLLYFLNPMVGVIDGFRWSILGHETQLYGLGFALSLGLVLFLLGSGIWYFRRMERTFADVI, from the coding sequence ATGCGCAAACAGCAACATCCGCCAGAATTAATTATTGAAGCTGGACGTACTGAACGCCAGTACTGGCAAGACTTATGGCGATATCGAGAGCTGTTCTATTTCCTCGCATGGCGTGATGTTTTGGTGCGCTATAAACAAACAGTAATTGGTATTGCTTGGGCTTTAATTCGGCCATTCTTGACAATGATGGTGTTTACCGTTGTCTTTGGTAATTTGGCTAAACTCCCATCTGAGGGAGTGCCTTATCCCATTCTAGTTTTTGCCGCAATGTTACCTTGGCAGTTTTTCGCAAATGCACTGACAGAATGCAGCAATAGTCTGATCTCGAATTCTAACTTGCTGTCGAAGGTATATTTCCCTCGCTTAATTATTCCCACCAGCGCTGTAATTGTCAGCTTTGTGGATTTTTTGATCTCGGGGATGATTATGGTGGGATTAATGGCCTGGTATAACTTTGTACCCAGTTGGCGCATTTTAGTACTGCCGCTGTTTATTATGATTGCCTTTGCTGCAGCGATGGGGGTTGGATTGTGGTTGGCTGCACTTAATGTTCAGTATCGAGATTTTCGATACATCGTGCCGTTTGTTGTCCAGTTTGGACTCTATATCTCTCCAGTTGGTTTTAGCAGTAGCATTGTGCCCGAGAGATGGCGGTTGCTCTACTTTCTTAACCCAATGGTCGGGGTTATCGACGGTTTTCGTTGGTCTATCTTAGGCCACGAGACACAACTCTATGGTTTAGGTTTTGCGTTGTCATTAGGGCTAGTACTGTTTCTGTTGGGGAGTGGTATCTGGTATTTCCGCCGAATGGAACGCACATTTGCAGATGTAATTTGA